The Candidatus Nitrosocaldus cavascurensis genome segment CTCTCCCTCTATCCTTGCATCTAGAAGATCGTTCATCCTGTTGAAGCATCTTAGCAGTGTGCTCTTGCCACAGCCAGATGGTCCTATTATTGCAGTTATGGTATTCCTTACAATCTTTATATTAACATCCTTTATAGCATACTTGCTATCATATAATACGCCTACTTCTCTACCTTCTAACACAATCTTACCATTCATACCATCACCATCATCATCTGCTCTTACTACTGTTACCTCTTTACTTCCTTGCATATCTACTTTCTCTACATAAGAATAGTCTTTACTTAGTAGGCTCCATAAACGCATATCCGTACTACCCTTACTGCACTAAAATAATTTACCTATACGAATTATATTGAATTATTTACCCCTATATACATTACAGAACAGATAGTAATCTAAGTGGGATCGGTTTATAATCTAATGCAAGACATTAGCACCCATGAACAGGAATATAGCAATAGCAGCAGTTATAGCAGCAGTAGCAGTAGGTGTTGTTGTTGGAGTTATAGGTACTGTTGGGATAGGCACTAAAACAGGTACTGCTCCTACTACACCCGCAGGTACATCTACACCAGCAGAAGCACCAGTACAGGTACCAACACAGACACCAGTAACCAGGCTTAGTGGTTCCATAGTTATAGATGGTTCAAGTACTGTATACCCCATAACCGAGGCTATAGCAGAGGAGTTCAGTAAGAAGAACCCAGATGTGAAGGTTACCGTTGGCATATCTGGCACTGGAGGAGGATTCAAGAGGTTCACCCTAGGAGAGACCGATATAAATGACTCATCAAGACCTATAACAGATAAGGAGAGGGCTGCAGCGAAGGAGAACAATATAAGATGGGTTGAGATACCAATTGCACTTGAAGGTCTAAGCATAGTTGTGCATAGAGATAACAACCTCTTCCCTAACGATTGTATAAGCATAGAGGAGTTGAGGGAGATATGGAAGCCTGATAGCACAATAAAGAAGTGGAGTGATCTAAACCCAGCATATCCAGCACAGGAGATAAGGCTTTATGGTGCTGGTCCAGACTCTGGTACATTCGATTACTTTACTGAGCATGTTGTAGGCAAGGCTAGAGCATCTAGAACAGACTACATACCAAGCGAGGATGATAATGTTCTAGTACAGGGTGTAAGTACAGATAGATATTCCCTAGGATACATACCATTGGCATATGCTGAGCATGCGCAGGATAGGCTGAAGATACTGAAGGTATCAAAGGAGAAGAATGGCGAGTGCATATTCCCTGATGGTAAGAGCATAATACAGGGCACGTATCCATTATCAAGACCATTGTTCATACACGTTAACTATGATAAGATACAGAGTAGGCAGGAGTTGAAGGAGTTCGTGCTCTTCTATCTAAGCAATGCAAAGAGTGCTGCAGAGAAGGTAGGCTATATACCGTTGAGTGATACATACTATAAGGATGCTATCAGGCTTATCAATGAAGGCAGGTATACTCCAGATGATGATAAGACATTTGTGAGCATATATAAAGAAGGCCTATAGTAGCATGGATAGGGATGGGTAAGGCTAATGAGCAGATGAAGAAAGGGGATAGGGACTCTAGACCTCTTTTTTTAGGAAAGAACAGCAGTAATCTAATAGATGTTATGGTAAAATATTTGTTACTATCAGCGGCTTTGTTTACAATTATTGCAATAATAATAATAGTGTACTCTCTAGCATCTGAATCGTTAAGCTTCTTCCTTCACATCCCTGCACATGAGTTCTTCTTTGGTACACGTTGGGCAGCATTCTTCGATGACAAGTCATTTGGTGTGCTACCATTGCTGGCAGGTACAATGCTCACAACAGCAATAGCACTCTCACTTGCCATACCAGTTGGGATAGGCTCAGCCATATTCCTAAGCGAGTATGCAGCACCATCACTAAGGCGTGTAGTGAAGCCCATACTTGAGATGCTTGCTGGGATTCCAACTGTTGTATATGGGTATTTTGCATTATACTTCATAACACCAAACCTACAGTACTTCATACCAGATCTCTACACGTACAATGCATTGGCAGCAGGTATTGCAATGGGTATCATGATAATACCAACTATAGCATCTCTAAGCGAGGATGCGTTCTATGCTGTGCCTCAGAGCCTAAAGGCTGCTGGTTACGCTCTAGGCGCAAGGAAGAGCACAGTGGTTATGAGGATAGTCATACCTTACACACTATCAGCAATAGTAGCAATAATAATACTTGGGATGGGTAGAGCCATAGGTGAGACGATGATAGTAACGATAGCAGCAGGACTCAAGCCAACACTAACTCTGAACCCATTCGAGAGCGTTATGACGATGACATCTGCAATAGCACAGGCAGCAACTGGAGATGCGCCTAGAGGAACTGTAGAGTATACATCACTCTTTGCCATTGCACTCTATCTCTTCGCAATAGTTGCAATACTCAACCTTATCTCAAGTTACATAAAGAGGAGGTGGGAGATAAGGGTATGAATGTAGGGAAGAAGTATAAGGATAATGGTAGTAGTAGTAGTAGAGATGTGCAGATGATTGAATTGGAAGGGAGTGTTGAGAAGGGTAGGATAAGAAGGAAGAGCAGATATGCAATCATATCAGAGTATGGGCTTCAAACCTATCTGCTTATATCAGTATGCGTAAGCGTGATGGTACTTACAGTTCTGCTTGTTAATGTAGTGTTGAATGGTGTAGAGAGGCTAAGCCCTAACCTGCTCTTCAACTATGCATCAAGCAATGTTGATGAGGCAGGTATGAGGGCAGCCATACTTGGCTCGCTATACACGGTAGCACTTGCCATAGCTATAGCACTACCACTAGGAATAGCAACTGGTCTGTACCTAAATGAGTATGGAGGAGGCAATCTAGTTAGCAAGATAGTATATGCAACGCTAACCAACCTTGCTGGTGTACCATCTGTTATCTTTGGGCTAGTTGCTCTAAGCTTCCTATCCTACACTCTAGGTTTAGGTAGGTCCATAATAGTTGGCTCTATAGCATTGGCATTCTTGGTGCTACCTCTGATAACCGTAACTACCATAGAGAGCGCTAGGATGGTCCCATCAACACATAGGCTTGCTGCATATGCCTTGGGTGCAAGGAAGTATCAGGTTGTATTCAAGGTTGTCTTGCCCCAGATAATTCCTACAGCATTAACAAGCTCCATACTAGCCTTATCGAGGGCAATGGGTGAGGCTGCCCCTATACTTGTTATAAGCGGGTTGATCTTTGTACGTAGAGATCCCCTGTCTATATTCGATGAGTTCACAGTTATGCCACTCCAGATATACAACTGGGTGAGCAGACCACAGCAAGCATTCATAGAGTTATCTGCAGCTGGTATAATCATACTACTCCTCATACTCTTAACACTCAATTTCATTGCAATATATTTAAGGAATAGACTCCAGAGTAGGGTTGTGGAATAGATCGGATGATGAGGTTCTAGGTAAAACGTAAATACTCTTCAGGCATATAATACAATGGTAGTAGGGAGGGTCGGGGTGCTAGCCGTGCCCCATACCCGAAACCGGCTATATGCGGGGACCAGTAACCGTTGGGTAAATCCATGGGGTATGGATACCCGCTTACCCTGCTGGTATGAACCCACGCCACGATGGGTGGTCATAGATGGGCTCCCTGTCCGAAGGGATAGGGGCACCATCTTATCACCGAACCGGGTGAGGTCCGGGAGGGAGCAACCCTAAGGTGAGATGGCCACGCTGTCGTGTCTACGTGGGGGATCTGGCTGGGTCTGAGATGGGGTCCATGCTCTATGGTGGAACCAACGGGGCTACTACCATCTCTCTTATGCACTTATTATTAGTATGGCTTATACACATTACATTTTTATATCTTCAATATGTGATAATGTTATGAGTATTGACGAGAAGAGTGAGAAATTAAGTCTAAGCGATCATCTAGCAAGGCTATCGGAACCAGCAAGGAACATGCTCATGGATATAAGGGATTACGTACTCTCCTTGCCAAGTGTTATAGAGGAGATTAGGCCTCACAGGATAGTCTATTCTAAGGGGTTCAACATGAGGATATTCATGGATATAGAGCCTGCTATGAACATGTTAGCAGTGAATATAAAGACGGAGTCTAGGGCACCACCATCAAGGATACTCCTACGTTCCATAAACCAATTGCAGGATCTTTACGGTATGATAAGGAAGGCTTACGAACATGCATGAATCACTCATTTTTATTTATGAAATTAAATATAGATAAACCATAATATATTGGGATCTATACACAAGATTGCTTAACAAACCATACAACACTTACATACATACTATACACCTCCTGCTTGAGGTTTACTTACTTACTTGCTACTAGCTTGATTGTTTTTACTTAACATCAGCCTCTGTATGGACTACATGTAGATTCTCATCTATCATGTTTTATGCCTAATGATAGTAGAAATAACTAATTATTGCAGGTTATCTCTTTATACTATTTCTACTCGTTGATGGGTTGGTTCATTGCTACATGACTTACTGCTTAACTATTCCATATATGGTACATTTTCTTACCATACACTTTAGTATAGTATCTCAAATGAATTGAACTCACCCCTATACTCCTCATACATAACATCAACATCATCTACCCTTGCACCACTAGGTCCTATATGGCACCACTCTATCACTTGGTGCACAGCATCCTCATCTCCCTCTAACACAGCCTCAACTCTACCATCCTTCAGGTTCCTGACCCAGCCATGTACATTGTACTTCCTAGCAACATTACGCATATTCTGCCTAAAGTACACCCCCTGCACCTTCCCTTTTACGTACACATGCGCCCTTATCTTCTTTAGACTCAAACCAGTTTATAGTAATGGTAAAATTATATATAAATTGCTAAGTATACCTTCATACTCGTTGCTGTCCTCCTACTTAATAAAATAAAATAATAAAACAATTAATTTTATAGCATATCGCCGCCTTCTTCTAGGAAGAGGTGCTCTATGGTAGTTGGCTTCCTTACAAGCACTAGCCTACCATCACTCATCTTCATCAGTATAGGAGGTTTGGTCTGGCAGTGGAAGGGCATGTTGAAGACTATGGAGTATGCACCAACGTTGTAGAATACAATGTACCTGTTCTTCTTGGCACCATTAAGCCTTGATGCTTTTGAGATTGGGAAGATATCGTAGGTATCGCATAACCTGCCTACCAGATGTGTTCTTACAGGTGTGTAACTCTCATTGTGATTGCTGTTGTTACCATTGCAACTCCTTGCATCATACTTGCTGTGATAATTGCTACTGTTACCGTTACTATTGTTGCTGTAATCACTGTTACTGCTACTGTTACTGCTACTGTTGTCATCCTTGCTTGGGAACACTTCTTGCGGATATTCCTGTTTGAGGAGTGCAGCATCAAGCAGTATATGGTAGCCAGAATCAACGATGAGGAACCTATCGTTTGTGTACTCCTTTGTATTCACTATCCTAGATACAAGGATTGTCGACTCTGCTGTTAAATACCTCCCGCTCTCTATAACAAGTGTGAAGTTGTTGTTATGGTTCTCTGCTATCCTATTCAATTTATCAACTATGCTTGATGCCATCTCTGCTGGTGTTGGTACATACTCTCCATAGCTTACAGGTGTGCCTCCACCTATGTCTATTGTGTTGAATGTGAAGTTAGGGTATATCTTCTTCATGTTTGTTATGAATGCATCTAGCCTATCCAGTGCATGTGTAAAGCATGTATAGTCAGTTATCTGTGAGCCTAGATGGAAGTGGAAGCCCTCAAATTCAAGCATGTTATCCTGCATGATCCTCTTTATCATGTTGGTTGCACTATCTCTAGCATTTGTGTTGAATGGTACGCCAAACTTACCATGCCTATAGGATGCCTTGACCTCAGCCTTCACAGCAATCTCTGGGTTTATCCTTATCATTGTCCTTGGTCTAATGCCAAGTCTACTGGCAGCACTAATCAGGTTAAGCAGGCCATTGTAGGAACTCACAACAACTCTTCCAACCCCAGCCTTCAGTACCTGCAGATACTCATCCTCCTCCTCAGCAACACTAGTGTATATTACAGCACTTGCATCCCCTCCACACCTTGTATAGAAGTAAAGCTCGCCTAGAGAGGTTAGGTCAAACATTATAGCATCCTTTATGAAGGCTCTTATCACAGATGGGTTGAAGTTGGCCTTAACAGAGTATGCTATCTGCCTCTTACCCTTGAAGCCCTTGTAAGCATCAAGAAGCTCCCTAACCTTCCTGTGCAGTGTCTCTTCATCTATTATGTAGAGAGGAGTGCCGAACTTCTCTATCGCTTCATACAACTCATCATCGCTCATGAATCTGTTTAGGTTCAGGTTTATCTCCTGCACCAATTGCAACTTGCTCTTATGCTCCCCCAACTCTTTGTTAGTATACTCCAACTCTATTTATTTAAAAACATTTCTTTAATCTTCATCTCATGACTAATATTTTTAACATTAGCATAGCACAGCATAGCGCTCATGCTCCACGCTTCACCCTTCCTCTCCCAGTCTTCCTTGGTGCTATATGCCCTACCTTCCTGCCTGGGGGTGCATTCCTTGCTACTGAGGTCTGCTTCCCAGGATGCTGATGCCTTCCTCCACCATGTGGATGGAATGGTGCTGCCATTGCCACACCTCTAACTATAGGCCACTTCTTGCTCCTTGCCCTCATAGCATACCATTTCGCTCCAGCCTTAAGGAATGGCTTCTCTAACCTCCCTCCTCCTGCTATGCTTCCTATCACTCCTCTACACTTTGCATCTAAGGTTATGAACTTGCCAGATGGCATCCTTAGCGTTACAGTACTGCCAGAGTGCGAGAATACTATTGCTGAAGAACCAGCGCTCCTTACAAGTTTACCTCCATCACCAACATTCCTCTCTACAAGGCATACAGTTGTACCATCTGGTATCTCACCAAGGCTATTAACTGTAAGGGGTTGAGGCTGAGAGTTGAAGCGTATCTTTGCACCAACATGCATACCTTGAAGGGCAGGGATGTAGCAATATCTCCCATCATCAAGCCTTATCCTTGCTAGTGGTGCTGCTCTCCCAGTCTCATGCACTATATCAACAACCTCACCAACATGCTCCTCCCCATCTGTATATAATGGATAGCCTACTGGGGCTATCTTGCCTATGCTATTTGCTTGGAACTGCTTCCCTCCCTTACCTCTCCTCTGTACAAGTATTCTCTTGCCCATACCCTCCTTCCTCCATCTCGCTCTATCCTACCATCTTACTCATGCTATATGTATGTTTTCATGCTGCCATCATAAAGTATAAAGATATAAGGAGATGGGTAGATAAGTAATAGCATGAGTCAGAAGGTATTCACTCTGAAGGTGCTGGAGGCTTACACTAGGGATGTGGGGAGAAGGGTTGCAAGGATAGATTATGAGTCTATGGATTCACTTGGTGCATCAACTGGTGATATAGTTGAGATAAAGGGGAAGAGGAGGACAGTTGCAAAGTGCCTTCCCTTGTACCCTTCAGATGAGGGTAAGGGTATAATAAGGATAGATGGACTTGTAAGGAACAATGCAGGTGTTGCCATAGGTGATACTGTAATAGTTAGGAAGATAAAGGCATCACCAGCAGAGAAGGTCATAGTTGCTCCATTGGAGGCTATACCACCAATAGATGAGCGCTACCTTGCTGATGCTCTTGAGAGCATGCCATTGGTCAAGGGAGATAACGTGATGGTGCCATACTTTGGTGGAAGGTTAACCTTCCAGGTGGTTGCTGTGAACCCTGCAAATGTTGAGGCAGTTATAGTTACACAGAAGACCGTATTCCATATAGCAGAGAAGGGAGAGACGATAAGAGGAGTTCCAAAGGTAACCTATGAGGATATTGGAGGGTTAAAGGAGGAGATACAGAAGGTTAGGGAGATGATAGAACTGCCCTTAAGACATCCAGAGATATTTGAGAAGTTGGGTATAGAGGCACCAAAGGGTATACTGCTCTACGGTCCACCAGGCACTGGTAAGACATTGCTTGCAAAGGCTGTTGCAAATGAGAGTAATGCACACTTCATAAGCATCTCAGGTCCTGAGATAATGAGCAAGTTCTATGGTGAGTCTGAGGCAAGGTTGAGAGAGATATTCAAGGAGGCAAGGGAGAAGGCTCCCAGCATAATATTCATAGATGAGATAGACTCCATTGCTCCAAAGAGAGAAGAGGTTACTGGAGAGGTTGAGAGAAGAGTAGTTAGTCAGTTACTCTCACTCATGGATGGGTTAGAGTCTAGAGGTAAGGTTATAGTCATAGCAGCAACCAACAGGCCTAATGCAATAGACCCAGCGCTTAGAAGACCAGGGAGGTTTGATAGAGAGATAGAGATAAGGGTTCCAGACAAGAGGGCAAGGCTTGAGATACTACAGATACACACAAGGAACATGCCACTTGCACCAGATGTTAACCTTGAGAAGATATCAAACATGACCCATGGCTTTGTAGGTGCAGATCTAGAGTATCTATGCAAGGAAGCAGCGATGAAGTGCTTGAGGAGGGTGCTACCAGAACTCAACCTTGAAGAGGAGAAGATACCCCCAGAGGTTCTCAACAAGCTTATAGTTACCATGGATGACTTCATGGAAGCGTTGAAGGAGGTTACTCCATCAGCCATGAGGGAAGTGTACATAGAGACGCCAGATGTGAAGTGGAGCGATATTGGAGGCCTTGAGGATGTGAAGAGGCAACTTCAGGAGGCTATAGAGTGGCCTCTCAAGTACCCAGATCTATACAAGAAGTTAGGGCACAACATGCCCAAGGGTATACTGCTACATGGTCCATCTGGTACTGGCAAGACCATGCTTGCAAAGGCAGTTGCTACTGAGAGCGAGGCTAACTTCATAAGTGTTAGAGGTCCAGAACTGCTCAGCAAGTGGGTTGGTGAGAGTGAGAGAGGTGTTAGAGAAGTCTTCAGGAGGGCAAGGCAGGCTGCTCCATGTGTGATCTTCTTCGATGAGATAGACTCATTGGCACCAATAAGGGGTATGGGAGGGGATAGCATGGTTACTGAGAGAGTTGTGAGTCAGTTACTTACTGAGATGGATGGGATACAATCATTGCAGGGTGTTGTGGTACTTGCAGCAACCAACAGGATAGATATGATTGATCCAGCACTCCTAAGACCAGGGAGGTTTGATAAGTTGGTGTATGTACCTATGCCAGACAAATATGCAAGACAGAAGATACTAGAGATACATGTGAAGAACAAGCCACTTGCACCAGATGTTAACCTTGAGAAGATAGCAGAGATGACAGAAGACTTTAGCGGTGCTGATGTTGCAGCAGTTGCCAATACAGCAGTATCACTTGTACTCCACGAGTACCTTGCAAAGTATCCAAACCCTGAGGAGGCAGCAAAGCATGTTGAAGAGGCTTACATACACCAGAGGCACTTCGAGGAGGCTGTTAAGAAGGTCAGGCAGCAGAAGGAGGGCAAGCCAGGAGAGAAGGTCACAGTCCCCTATTATAGATAGAGAGGAGAGGATGCAAACTTACATATTTTATTGATGTACAATACCTATCAGTATATATGCTGATTAGGATATTGTATGTGATGAATGATTTTAATACTCCTGCTACGGGTTATGGATCATGTATAAGGGCAATGCATACAAACTTCTAGAATCGTATGATGTGAAGGTAGGGGATAGGATAGTAGTTAAGACTAGAGATAATGAGTATAGGGGCATACTCATGCCTAGATATGAACTTGCTGATGACATGCATCTGGTCATAAAGTTGAGGAGTGGCTACAATATAGGGGTAAGCATAGATGAGATAGTTAGCATAACGCTTGAAAGTACAAGGGAGGAAGAGGAAGAAGGAGCAGTGATTGTAGGAAGAGGAGAGGTAGATGGAGGAGGAGAGGAAGAAGAGGAGAGGAAGAGGAGAGATCATAGAGCAGTGTCATTAGAGCATGGGTATGTGTATGAGCATAGTACAAGGATAAGGTTGGCTATGATAAGCACTGGAGGTACAATAGCAAGCAGGATAGACTACAGGACTGGAGGGGTAAAGGCAGCACTTACAGCAGAGGAACTATACAGTATAGTCCCAGAGTTGTCAAGCATAGCACTGATAGATGCAGAAGTGCTCATGCAGGAGTATAGCGAGAACCTTACACCAATGCACTGGAGTATCATGGCAGAGAGGGTAGGGGAGAAGATGGAGCAAGGGTACGATGGGGTTGTAATAGCACATGGTACGGATACCATGCACTACACATCATCAGCACTTAGTTTTGCACTCCAGAATCTGCCAGTACCAGTGGTTCTTGTAGGGGCACAGAGATCATCTGATAGACCATCATCAGATGCAGCAACAAACCTCATAGGCGCTTCCCTCTTTGCTGCAAATGCAGATACATCTGGTGTGTTTGTTGCAATGCATAATGGAAGGAGTGATGATAAGATAGCAATACATATGGGCACAAGGGTTAGGAAGAACCATACAAGCAGCAGGGATGCGTTCAAGTCTATAGATGCAGAGCCTATAGCACTGGTTGATGTTGATAGCAGGAGGATAGAGATGCTTGCATCCAACATCAGAGGTAGGGATAAAGGTAGAAGGCCAGTAGTTAAGGCTAGGTTCGATGAGCGTGTAGCATTGATAAAGTTCTATCCAGGCTTCGATCCAAGCATAATAGAGCATCTGATAAGCAAGGGCTACAGGGGTTTGGTTATTGAGGGTACAGGGTTAGGACATGTAAGCAAGAGGTGCTTCAATGCTATAAGGGATGCTACAGCCTCAATGCTTGTATGTATGACATCACAGTGTATATGGGGTAGGTTGAGGATGACGGTGTATGATACTGGTAGAGATCTGTTGAGTATGGGAGTAGTTCCATTGGATATGCTACCTGAGACAGCACTAACAAAGGTTATGTGGGTACTAGCAAACTCTAGCAGCATGGATGAAGCAAGATCTATGCTGTTAAGCAATATAGCAATGGAGTTCAAGTAAGGATTAAATTTATAGATGGAGAGAGTTGCACTGTGCCCAATCCATCTACAGCACGATCCCTAGATATACTTGACCCATATTCTATAGGTCTCAAGGTTGGATTTGAGATACACCAGCAGTTAGCAACTAAGAGCAAGCTCTTCTGCTCATGTAGAGCAAGTATTGAGGAAGGTGATGAGGGTTACGATGTTGAGTTCTTTAGGAGGCTAAGACCTACACATAGCGAGTTGGGTCAGTACGATCCAGCAGCGCTTTTTGAGTTCAAGAAGGGTAAGGTGATGAGGTATCTAGCAAGGAAGGGTACATCATGCTTGGTTGAGATGGATGAGGAGCCTCCACATGATCTTAACAGGGAAGCATTAGAGACTGCTCTTATAATATCACTTGCACTTAACGCAGATGTTGTTGATGAAGTGCATGTTATGCGTAAGATAGTAATAGATGGCTCTAATACCACAGGGTTCCAGAGAACTATGCTTATTGCAATTGGAGGTTCCCTTAAGGTTAGGTTCAAGGATGGTGAGAGAGAGGTTAAGGTACAGAGCATATGCCTTGAGGAGGATGCTGCTAGGCTTATAGGCGATGATTCACGTGTAAGAACATATGCTCTTGATAGGTTAGGAATACCACTTGTAGAGATAGCGTTGGAGCCAGTAACTGGTACACCAGGCGAGATAACCAATGTTGCATTAACACTTGGTAGGCTACTTAGGGCAACTAGGAGGGTTGCTAGGGGGTTAGGGAGCATAAGGCAGGATGTCAATATCTCAATAGAGGGAGGGGGTGTGGTAGAGGTGAAGGGTGTACAGAGGCTTGATCAACTAAAGAAGGTGATAGAGTATGAGATGAAGAGGCAGCATGGGTTGAAGATCATAGCAGAGAGGCTTAGAGGCATGGGTATCAGCATAAACGAGCCTCCAACTATAGTTGATGTGAGCAGGTTGTTCAGCAACACAGAATCAAGGGTGATAAGGAGTGTACTTGCTCATGATGCTAGTAATGATGGCAACAGTAACAGTAGCAGTAGTAGCAGTAATGGAGGAAGCACTAATAGTAGTAGTGGTGGTGTGGTTAAGGCATTAGCACTCAAGGGTTTTGCTGGGATGCTTGCATATGAACCATATGAGGGTATAAGGCTTGGAAGGGAGTTAGGCGAGCTTGTAAGGTTCTATGGTCTTGGAGGTATCTTCCACTCTGATGAGTTACCAGCATATGGGATAAGCAAGGATGAGGTTGATGCAGTTAGAAGGATGCTTATGCTTAACAGCAATGATGCATTCATACTGCTTGCTGGAAGGGAGGAGAGCGTTGATGGTGCAATGCATGCTATAGTTGAACGGTTAAAGCAAGCATTGATAGGTGTACCAGCAGAGACTAGGGCAGCAACACAGGATGGAAGAACGGTCTACAGTAGACCAAGACCTGGAGCAGCAAGGATGTACCCTGAGACAGATATACCACCCATAGCAATAAGCAAGGAGATGCTCTCTAGGTTAAGGGAGAGTAGCATACCAAAGACATGGGATGAGTATGTGGATGAACTGAGCAAGAGGTATAGAATAAACAGGGTCCTTGCAGAGAAGATATTCGACTCTGACCATCTAGATCTATTTGAGCGTATAGCAGAATCAACAGGAATACAGGCAAGCTTCATAGCATCAACCCTTACAGAGACCATAGTTAGTCTTGAGAGGCAAGGCTTGGATTCATCAAGGCTTAAGGATGAGCATGTAGAGGATGCATTTGCAAGGGTAGCAAGGGGAGAGGTAGCCAAAGAATCTATAGCAAGTATATTTGAGGTTATAATGCAGGGCAAAGCAGATAGTGTAGATAAGGCCATAGATATGCTAGGGTTAAGAGCAGTCAGTGATGAGGAACTCTCAAGTATGCTAGATGGTATAATAGGGGAGAATTACAACGTATTGAAGGAGAAGGGTGATAAAGCCTTAGGCATGCTCATGGGTATAGCAATGAAGAGGTTAAGAGGGAGAGTAGATGGCAATAAGGTCAATGCATTACTTAAGAGGAAGATAGAGGAGATAACTGGAAAGAAGTAACCTTATAATGAGCAAGAGAAGAGTTTTAGTCTTATATAAGGATAGTGTGTATCTACCACATACTTACTAATCCTTTTTACATGATATGTGCAATAACCATGTGTGATAAACAGGAAGATGAGTAATAATAAGGTAACACATGGTAACGATACATATGCAGATGATGATCTAAGGAGAAGGATGCTATGGGATGCATTACAAGGAGCACTATCCATGCTTGGGGAGAGTTCAATGAAGGCAATAATACATCATCTAAGCAAGAGGGGAGTAAGCATAAACAATATAAGCATCAAGGAGTTAGAGGTTGTACTATACTCCTTGTTTGGTGATGGTGCAAACGTGATAATGCGTGAGATGTATAAGAGATTGGAGAAGGAAGAGCATCCTGAACTAGTCCTAGATGATGCTAGTGCTGCAGCATAAACCTAGTGAGTAATAGTCTAGTAGAGGGCTTCAATAGATGCTCAACAAACCAGTACTAAACAAATACTACCCCTCATCATGTATTAATAAAGGTTTTATATCGCTTTTGAGTGTTTGATATGTGTCCCTAGTTAAGATAAGGGTAAAGGCAGGTATGAATGAGGTGGAGATAGAGTCACCCATAGACTCATTACCCCATGTTATAGATGCCATACCATCTATACTTAGCAAGATTCAGAAGCATGATGCTAATAATATGCAAGGCAATCAATATGACAATGCGTATCCTGTTAACCCTACCAATAATCAAGACAAGGTTGATGTGCAAGATATACCAGAGATAAAGATAGAGAAGGGTGACTCTCTTAGCGATATAATAGTGAAGATA includes the following:
- a CDS encoding CDC48 family AAA ATPase: MSQKVFTLKVLEAYTRDVGRRVARIDYESMDSLGASTGDIVEIKGKRRTVAKCLPLYPSDEGKGIIRIDGLVRNNAGVAIGDTVIVRKIKASPAEKVIVAPLEAIPPIDERYLADALESMPLVKGDNVMVPYFGGRLTFQVVAVNPANVEAVIVTQKTVFHIAEKGETIRGVPKVTYEDIGGLKEEIQKVREMIELPLRHPEIFEKLGIEAPKGILLYGPPGTGKTLLAKAVANESNAHFISISGPEIMSKFYGESEARLREIFKEAREKAPSIIFIDEIDSIAPKREEVTGEVERRVVSQLLSLMDGLESRGKVIVIAATNRPNAIDPALRRPGRFDREIEIRVPDKRARLEILQIHTRNMPLAPDVNLEKISNMTHGFVGADLEYLCKEAAMKCLRRVLPELNLEEEKIPPEVLNKLIVTMDDFMEALKEVTPSAMREVYIETPDVKWSDIGGLEDVKRQLQEAIEWPLKYPDLYKKLGHNMPKGILLHGPSGTGKTMLAKAVATESEANFISVRGPELLSKWVGESERGVREVFRRARQAAPCVIFFDEIDSLAPIRGMGGDSMVTERVVSQLLTEMDGIQSLQGVVVLAATNRIDMIDPALLRPGRFDKLVYVPMPDKYARQKILEIHVKNKPLAPDVNLEKIAEMTEDFSGADVAAVANTAVSLVLHEYLAKYPNPEEAAKHVEEAYIHQRHFEEAVKKVRQQKEGKPGEKVTVPYYR
- the gatD gene encoding Glu-tRNA(Gln) amidotransferase subunit GatD; translated protein: MYKGNAYKLLESYDVKVGDRIVVKTRDNEYRGILMPRYELADDMHLVIKLRSGYNIGVSIDEIVSITLESTREEEEEGAVIVGRGEVDGGGEEEEERKRRDHRAVSLEHGYVYEHSTRIRLAMISTGGTIASRIDYRTGGVKAALTAEELYSIVPELSSIALIDAEVLMQEYSENLTPMHWSIMAERVGEKMEQGYDGVVIAHGTDTMHYTSSALSFALQNLPVPVVLVGAQRSSDRPSSDAATNLIGASLFAANADTSGVFVAMHNGRSDDKIAIHMGTRVRKNHTSSRDAFKSIDAEPIALVDVDSRRIEMLASNIRGRDKGRRPVVKARFDERVALIKFYPGFDPSIIEHLISKGYRGLVIEGTGLGHVSKRCFNAIRDATASMLVCMTSQCIWGRLRMTVYDTGRDLLSMGVVPLDMLPETALTKVMWVLANSSSMDEARSMLLSNIAMEFK
- the gatE gene encoding Glu-tRNA(Gln) amidotransferase subunit GatE, with amino-acid sequence MPNPSTARSLDILDPYSIGLKVGFEIHQQLATKSKLFCSCRASIEEGDEGYDVEFFRRLRPTHSELGQYDPAALFEFKKGKVMRYLARKGTSCLVEMDEEPPHDLNREALETALIISLALNADVVDEVHVMRKIVIDGSNTTGFQRTMLIAIGGSLKVRFKDGEREVKVQSICLEEDAARLIGDDSRVRTYALDRLGIPLVEIALEPVTGTPGEITNVALTLGRLLRATRRVARGLGSIRQDVNISIEGGGVVEVKGVQRLDQLKKVIEYEMKRQHGLKIIAERLRGMGISINEPPTIVDVSRLFSNTESRVIRSVLAHDASNDGNSNSSSSSSNGGSTNSSSGGVVKALALKGFAGMLAYEPYEGIRLGRELGELVRFYGLGGIFHSDELPAYGISKDEVDAVRRMLMLNSNDAFILLAGREESVDGAMHAIVERLKQALIGVPAETRAATQDGRTVYSRPRPGAARMYPETDIPPIAISKEMLSRLRESSIPKTWDEYVDELSKRYRINRVLAEKIFDSDHLDLFERIAESTGIQASFIASTLTETIVSLERQGLDSSRLKDEHVEDAFARVARGEVAKESIASIFEVIMQGKADSVDKAIDMLGLRAVSDEELSSMLDGIIGENYNVLKEKGDKALGMLMGIAMKRLRGRVDGNKVNALLKRKIEEITGKK